A window from Streptomyces subrutilus encodes these proteins:
- a CDS encoding GPW/gp25 family protein, whose protein sequence is MSEHFVGAGWAFPMRIDPGGAVALARRDREVEEAMRLVLATAPGERPMRPEFGCAVHDLVFAPANDATAGRIRYEVRTALDRWEPRIEVREVTVTPAPDDPAVLHIDVRYAVRGTNNPRSLVFPFYVIPAEGGEAADTADNHPAPGENGRH, encoded by the coding sequence ATGAGCGAGCACTTCGTCGGCGCCGGCTGGGCCTTCCCGATGCGGATCGACCCGGGCGGCGCGGTGGCGCTGGCCCGGCGGGACCGCGAGGTGGAGGAGGCGATGCGCCTGGTCCTGGCGACGGCGCCCGGGGAGCGGCCGATGCGGCCCGAGTTCGGCTGCGCGGTGCACGACCTGGTGTTCGCGCCGGCCAACGACGCGACGGCCGGCCGCATCCGGTACGAGGTGCGCACCGCCCTGGACCGGTGGGAACCGCGCATCGAGGTGCGGGAGGTGACGGTGACCCCGGCGCCCGACGACCCCGCGGTGCTGCACATCGACGTGCGGTACGCGGTGCGCGGCACCAACAACCCGCGCAGCCTCGTCTTCCCCTTCTACGTGATCCCCGCCGAGGGCGGGGAGGCGGCCGACACCGCAGACAACCACCCGGCTCCCGGCGAAAACGGACGACACTGA